One Bacteroidota bacterium genomic window carries:
- a CDS encoding YtxH domain-containing protein gives MSSGKVVLGVLAGVAVGALLGILFAPDKGSKTRKKIIRKGGDTLDDLKEKFSDLLDNITEKYEAVKEEAADLAEKVKSKAEDVKPAKS, from the coding sequence ATGAGCTCAGGTAAAGTAGTACTAGGCGTTCTGGCAGGTGTTGCTGTCGGTGCTTTATTAGGTATTCTGTTTGCTCCCGACAAAGGTTCCAAAACAAGAAAAAAAATAATAAGAAAGGGCGGAGACACATTAGATGACTTAAAAGAAAAATTTAGTGATTTATTGGATAATATCACTGAAAAATACGAAGCGGTTAAAGAGGAAGCCGCAGATCTGGCTGAAAAGGTAAAAAGTAAAGCTGAAGATGTTAAGCCTGCGAAAAGCTGA
- a CDS encoding phage holin family protein, translating to MEDKGGLLESLFERAEDYSKTSLELLKLKALDKSSGVAAACMARGMVCIVLILFIIMVSIGVALWLGDLLGKTWYGFFIVAAFYGIKAFVLYFFMGKWLRKVFSNFIIKQALK from the coding sequence ATGGAAGACAAAGGAGGTTTACTGGAATCCCTGTTTGAAAGAGCAGAAGATTACAGCAAGACAAGTCTGGAATTATTAAAACTTAAAGCACTGGATAAATCATCGGGTGTAGCGGCTGCATGTATGGCGCGGGGTATGGTTTGCATCGTCTTAATCCTGTTCATCATCATGGTGAGCATTGGAGTTGCGCTTTGGCTTGGCGATTTGCTTGGCAAAACCTGGTACGGATTTTTTATTGTGGCTGCATTTTATGGCATCAAAGCATTTGTTTTATATTTCTTTATGGGCAAATGGCTTAGGAAGGTTTTCAGTAATTTCATTATCAAGCAGGCGCTTAAATAA
- the trxB gene encoding thioredoxin-disulfide reductase — protein MSEPIEKVRCLIIGSGPAGFTAAIYAARADLKPVLYMGLEPGGQLTTTTDVENFPGYPEGVTGPKMMEDIQKQAERFGTDARWGIITEADLSKRPFLVKADDGHAMEAETLIIATGATVRYLGLASEEKFKGHGVSACATCDGFFYKGQDVAVVGGGDTATEEATYLSKLCKKVYLIHRRHELRASKAMQNKVLNTKNIEMVWDSVPVEIVGDLKGVNGVIVKNVKTGEQKKLDVEGFFVAIGHSPNTEIFRGQLDMNEMGYIITAPDSTRTSVEGVFAAGDVQDHVFRQAVTAAGTGCMAAIEAERFLSSVYSGQHHGGPSLP, from the coding sequence ATGAGTGAACCTATTGAAAAAGTGAGATGTTTGATTATCGGTTCGGGGCCGGCCGGTTTCACGGCAGCCATTTACGCTGCCAGGGCGGATCTGAAACCTGTTTTATATATGGGATTAGAACCTGGCGGACAGCTGACAACCACCACCGATGTGGAGAACTTTCCGGGGTACCCTGAGGGTGTCACCGGACCGAAGATGATGGAAGACATTCAAAAACAGGCCGAACGTTTCGGTACTGATGCGCGCTGGGGGATCATCACTGAGGCAGACCTGTCGAAAAGGCCTTTTCTCGTCAAGGCTGACGACGGCCATGCCATGGAGGCGGAGACACTGATCATTGCGACAGGAGCCACAGTCCGGTACCTGGGCTTGGCGTCGGAAGAAAAGTTCAAAGGGCATGGTGTGTCAGCCTGTGCCACATGCGACGGTTTTTTCTATAAAGGCCAGGATGTGGCTGTCGTCGGCGGCGGCGATACCGCAACTGAAGAAGCTACCTATTTATCGAAGCTATGCAAAAAAGTATACCTCATCCACCGCCGCCATGAGCTGCGCGCTTCCAAAGCCATGCAAAATAAAGTTTTAAACACCAAAAATATCGAAATGGTATGGGATAGTGTCCCTGTTGAAATTGTCGGCGATCTCAAGGGTGTGAATGGTGTCATCGTGAAAAATGTCAAAACAGGAGAGCAGAAAAAACTGGATGTAGAGGGTTTTTTCGTCGCCATCGGGCATTCGCCCAATACGGAGATTTTCAGGGGCCAGCTCGACATGAATGAGATGGGATATATCATCACTGCACCTGATTCAACACGCACCAGTGTAGAAGGTGTATTTGCTGCCGGCGATGTTCAGGATCATGTATTCCGTCAGGCTGTCACCGCTGCAGGCACAGGATGTATGGCTGCCATCGAAGCAGAGAGGTTCCTCTCGTCAGTGTATTCAGGGCAGCATCATGGCGGCCCGTCACTCCCCTGA